Below is a genomic region from Macaca thibetana thibetana isolate TM-01 chromosome 1, ASM2454274v1, whole genome shotgun sequence.
TAATAGAAAACATTTCCTAGTAGTCCCAACGGAAAACTTTTGGTAAGAACAAagctaaaataaattctaatccCAGAACCTGCTGGATTTTACAGCCATCTATTAGGAGGCTTTTCAGTAAAAGCGTTTCTTTAagaaatgacaaaacaaaaccaaaaaaccctccACAGAATAGAAAGGAAGTGCTGCTGCCTCTTCAGATGCTAATTTTGGCTAGTCTTGCAACAGACCTGGCTAGGAGCTACAAATAGTTCAACCAACCAGCTAGAAAAATCATGGCACCAAGGGCAGAGCCCTAGACTTTGCGTCTCCAGCAACTACTTCTCTGAAAACTGCCCGACAATGGCAGCAGGCACCCTGGAATTTGAGGCTTGAGGAAGTATATGccaaattttttcataaaataatgtaaaattatcatacatttatttgctttaaaataagtaCACTTCGATAAGCAGATGTTTTATAGAAGTGGTCATGTTACATTGATGAAGCTaaactttttttaagagaccGAAGATTACTATAGAAGTTAAAGTTATAAAAGAACAATTAACTCAtcaagcaattccactgctgCTCAGCCTGAAGAAGATGTTGAACGTTTGAGTTGATTATAGCTAACAACCTGAGATCTCATTTACCAGAATTGTAATACAAGGAAATACATAATGTGGTACACTGGGAACTGAAACACTAATCTCTTTTTattcccctttctttctcctaCTTGCAAGCTAAGCTCAGCATTGGCCAGAGAGAAGTAACAGTTCAGAAAGGACCACTGTTTAGAGCTGAAGGTTACCCAGTCAGCATTGGCTGCAATGTAACTGGCCACCAGGGACCTTCTGAGCAGCATTTCCAGTGGTCTGTTTACCTACCAACAAAcccgacccaggaagtccagatCATTAGCACCAAGGATGCTGCCTTCTCTTACGCAGTATATACGCAGCGGGTGCGAAGCAGAGACATCTACGTGGAGAGGGTCCGGGGCAACTCGGTCTTGTTGCACATCTCAAAGCTCCAGATGAAGGATGCTGGCGAGTATGAGTGTCACACACCGAACACTGATGAGAAATACTATGGGAGCTACAGTGCAAAGACTAATCTAATTGGTAAGCTGCTTGTCCGCTTCTGCTCGCCAGCCCCTGAGAAGCCAGAGTCTCCACCATCACAATATCTTGCAACGTGACCTGGCTTTATATTGTTCCATGTTCTTTGGGAAAAGAGCCCATATACCCTTGTGGATATTTTGGAGATATGTCACAAGGGGGTATCTCCTATTGtctaaaattatgtttcttttctcaaTTATCTTTGACATATTTAGATGGTGTGTGGTTTTCCCAAGGCCTTGTCCACAGCTATCCATAGGTTGCTAATAGCAACAGCATTCAACAAAGCTTTGAGAGTTCTCCCTGTGTTGTCTCTGCTTGGAGGCAGAAGAGTAATTTGACAAGAGAGCTGCTACCATAGGTGATAAGTCATTAACTTAGAAATGATTATTCTCAAACTACCATTCTCTAGCATATTTACATATTGGGAGAGGGTCATAGTCTTTGCAGTTGTCACTTTGTCCCTTTGCCTGGAATATCTATCACCCCCTTTTCAGCTTAACAAACTCCTACATATACTTCAGGACCCAGTTTAGATACTACCTCTTCTGTGGAACTCATCTTGACTGCTTGGGCAGAATTcccacttttgtttcttttagattGTCTGTTCATACCACTACTATCAGCATGCATCCAGTTATATGGTAACTGGCTGTTTGTATACCTCTCTCCCACCACATCCTCAGCTGCAACTCAGTGGCTAGCACTGAGTAGATGCTTGGTCACATTGGTTGATTAAATCTAAGTGTTGCTTTCATATAAGCTTAGGCTGTGtgatttcattttaagaaaacaagaacGGTAGGGTAGTAAGACAGTTACCAAAACTTTAGTAAAGAATGCATTTGGGCtctaaatgatacattttaacagacattattacattattacaGAGCCTTATAGAGGAGCAGGTTAAGGCCCAGGGAGGTGAAGTGACATGCCCAAGTCCATGTAATAGGGACGGATGTAGGACCAGAATCTAAGGTTTCTCTGTCCCAGTGCTTTCTCCCTTTAAATACATGCTTTGTGTCTGAGTAGCTAAATTGGTTACAGCCTATGCTAATGAAGCAAAGTGAGGGTCAACTCATTGGTGAGACATTTACTTTGCCAAGTTCCGTAGACTGTACATAGATGCCAGTGTTCCCATTAGCAATAGAGAAAGCACATGGATAGGAAGGCATATGGCAAGTGGAAAACCAACTCGAAGTCTGTGTGCTTTACATATGGTAGCTCGGGGCACCATTTTCACCTAAGGAGGCCCACTGGACAAGCACTGGGCCAGTCACGTTATTATCACTCCTTTGTTTCCAGTTATTCCAGATACCCTCTCTGCCACCATGAGTTCTCAGACTCTCAGTAAGGAGGAAGGTGAGCCATTAGCCCTCACCTGTGAGGCATCAAAAGCCACAGCCCAACATACACACCTCTCTGTCACCTGGTACCTAACACAGGATGGAGGAGGAAGCCAAGCCAccgagattctctctctctccaaagatTTTATATTGGTCCCTGGGCCCTTGTATACAGAGCGGTTTGCAGCCAGTGACGTACGGCTCAACAAACTGGGGGCCACCACGTTCAGGCTGTCCATAGAGAGGCTCCAATCCTCAGATCAGGGTCAGCTGTTCTGTGAGGCAATGGAATGGATTCAGGATCCAGATGAAACCTGGATGTTCATCACTAAAAAGCAGACCGATCAAACCACTCTGAGGATCCAGCCAGCAGGTAATTATCTTCCTACGAAATTCATTAATACACTAGTATTAGGTAGTGGGTATTTATGAGGTATGCTTTAATTTTCGTTCTAATCCTTTGTTGGCTCTAAACAAATTGGCTAGAAagtttgatttgattttgtatttttgtcatcTGAGAAGCATAACTAAGAGGGAGGACATTCAGTTTTGGCTCTGCCCAGATTCTTTATGGGATAAGGTCTACTCAATGGTTAGATCGATTCCACAAGCCAGTCATGGAAGTAGTTTTGTTACCATTTTTGCCAGTCTCTGTGTTCGCACATTATCTACGTTATCTAATTTAGTCGTAACAACCACCCTGTGAGGCAAGTAGTTGagtctccattttaaaaatgaggactCTGAACCTCAGACATGCTAGATGCGCTGCGTAAGCCCACCTAGCTGGTGAGAGTGGGGCTGGTATTCAGAGGGAGGCCCGTCTCTCTCCAAAGCCCACTCAGCACAGACAGCTGGGCCTCAGAGTAGCTCCAGTTTCCAACATGAAGCCTTGTCTTCGTCAGTGCTAGGATTTCCTTCCACCTGCCCCTTTTCCCAACTTGGAATGcagtcactttccttttttattatttttttaattaaaaaaatttttttaaggacagggtcttcctatgttgcccaggctggccttgaactcctgggctcaagcaatcctcctgcctcggcctcccaaagggctgggatttcaggcatgagccaccacacccagcctgctgtCACTTTTCATAatcttttggcatttttgtcaaagcaaGTATGAAGGCCTTGTCTGTGATTCTTGGTCTCTCCCTATAGGCTTTTGTCCAACAGGATTGGTTACGAAGCCATATACTGTATACCCATTGCTAAAAGCAATGATCCCATGGCGGATcattaaagttttttctttattaaaaagagTGTTATTGTGTTCCACTAAAAATTGTCCTGTTGGCCTCAAGTATCCAAGTTACACTCATGAGTCCTATGGAGCAATATCACATGTGCTTTTTAACTTCAGAAAATTCTGCTGGAGATTCTTAGCcaaaaaagacattaagaaatCACAATTTACAGCAattcagtataaaatatttaatttaatatatctatttaattcagtatacaatattttaatttttaatttaaaaagcatacatTACTATATGCATCATACGTTTGTGCATTCATCTTGCTTACTAAGAGTGCATTCGGAAAACCATGTGTACTGCCCTTTCCAGGTGACTTAAGGAAGAGTCATGAGTGTTTTTCActctaaggatttttttttttggtttaccTACCAGTATAGAGCTGAACTCTCACATAAAATGTGATCCCTGTGGCATCCTCACAGAGGGTGTCATCTCTCTCTTGTGCTGAAAGGACAGGGGCTGTGGGCTCTCTAAATACCTGCCTTGCTTTTGTTTCCCAGTGAAAGATTTTCAAGTCAACATTACAGCTGACAGCTTGTTTGCTGAAGGGAAATCCTTAGAACTGGTTTGCCTGGTTGTAGGCAGTGGCCATGACCCACAGCTTCAAGGCATTTGGTTCTTCAATGGGACTGAAATTGCTCACATTGATGCTGGTGGAGTCCTGGGCCTGAAGAATGACTACAAAGAGAGAGCAAGTCAAGGAGAGCTCCAGGTCTCAAAGTTAGGCCCCAAGGCTTTCTCTCTCAAGATCTTCTCTCTGGGCCCAGAGGATGAAGGCACCTACAGATGTGTGGTAGCAGAGGTCACGAGAACACGCACAGGTTCCTGGCAGGTGCTTCAGAGAAAGCAGTCACCAGACAGCCACGTGCACCTGAGGAAGCCAGCAGGTATGTGAAGTCAAGACCCGGCATGCACTGGGCTGCTTTCAGATGCCCCCTCGTCAGTAGAAGACCCCTTTGTGGATACAATGGGGATCTTCATGAAGAGCAGGTTTCAATCAGATCATATTGGaggtggagtggagtggagtaaAGGAAGGCACCCAAACTAGCTGGAGACCAGAGTCCTATTCCTGAGTCATTACTTAGGCTGCGACCATGAACACACCACTTTACGTCTCTAAGTCTCAgctccctcatctgtaaaatgatggcACACAACTAGATGGTCTTTAAGTTCCTTCTTGCTGGCTTAGAGTCTAAGCCCTctgccttgtgtgtgtgtgtgtgtgtgtgtgtgtgtgtgtatgtgtgatatgGATAGGTTAAGAGTAAAAAGCTACACTTTGTCCTCCTTCCTGGGGAATGAACACCCATGTTATCCTACCTTGAGACTCTGCTGGCATTTTTCAATTGCCTTCTGTTAATCTCCTACTATGTCAACCTGGTGTGGGAGATAGTACTTAGTCATAATTCTGACTCACAGTAAGAAACGAAGAGGTAATTGATAGTGGGCAGACTCCATCCTCTGCATTTTGCTGTGATGTGGTGAGACGCCGGTCCAAATGGTTCTGAGTGTCTGCAAGCACAGAACTGAGGAAACCACGCAGTTTACCTTTACTTTATGAAGGTTGGGCGACTTTAAACATGTTTGAATAATCATTGCCTTTTGTGtggagaaaaacagacaaatctaCAACTAATATAAGGATTCACTAGGCTGGGTTTAAATTCAAAGTCCAGAAAGATTAATTGCCcccaaatttttttaatgttttaaatgtttaaaaactgagCTGAAAATAAAGATGTCCTTGTTGCACTGGCTTATTGGAGACATCTCCAAAGATAGATAAATTTTCCTTTCATGTTCTCCAATACGCCATTTACTAGGAATGAAGATGCACTGATTTGGCCTTGAGTGGCAGGCCAGGAGGTGTGTTGTGTTCGCTTTCACACTAAACATTTGGTCTGACTTTCTAGAATTAAGGAAAAACAATATAGGTAGGGTTTACATATTTATGCAGAGGTAAGTTTCTGCTTTATGCATCTCAGCCTTCTCTGGAACATATCTGCAGGCTTTTGTAAACCTGGTATGTGGGAATTTCACCCAAAGGGGAACTTCAGGGTACACAGCTGATAATCCTATCAATAGGGTCAtcttctaaaactaaaaatagttcTTTGTATAGGCTGGAGTCTACACTGGGCTTACTATGTAGACGCAGAAAAAGTTATTAGCAAATTTATTAAGGATCTTATTTAGCATTCTGTTTTGAAAGTCAAACGTTACTCGAAGTATTAGCAACATTTCatcatttatgaatattttaatcacCTATTACCGTTGTGAATGTGTAACTTACATACATTTCGTAAGTTTATTACTTCTTACCAAAAGGCAGTAATGGCCACAATGAACTAAggaaacatcatttaaaaaaaaaaaaaaatcatgttagtTTAAACTAATCATCATGGTTATCTTAAAGTGGTGAGATTATGAGTAATAATTTCCCCTCCAATTTCTAAACTTCAGTTATGAGTctatttttaacttgaaaaaaattaaatttgaaagcagatttgctcttttaaaaaacatatttatggACATTAACCTTCATTCTGTCTTTGTTacttatgtatatgtatgcataaaaCAGTCAAAGACTGAACTCCTTCCTCCGCAGGGAAGAACAATTTGCAAATTCATTTAGATCCTATTTAGATTTCTAATGccagttctattttattttcctcttttgctttgAATTACCTCTGCTTTTGCCAGAGCCTATCATTAAACACTAATGCTAGCAGCTAACCTTTACTAAGTACTTTCCCTAGCCATCCAGGCTAAGCTCTTTGCATGTGCCATTTGTTCAGTCTTCTCAACAATGCAGCAAGGTGAGCActattatcatcttcatttttacagaaaagaaaactgaggctcagagaggtcaaataTGTTGCCCAGGGCAATTCTGACTCCAGGAGCCGTGGCCTTAAATTAGTGCTGGGCTGCCTAGAATGTACAATCTCCTGCTGTATCTCTACATTGCTCACAAAGCAACCAGGACAAGACCTTGCAGAattcatgtttgttgaatgaatgtgttTGTTGAATGATGACTTGAATTTCCCATCTGAGAGTCAGATTTACATTTATGGTTTTACACTGTAGTTTAGACATAAGAAGCCTCTCTGTTTACAACaacgtgtatatgtatatatacatgtattttcccCCCAAGTAATTGTTTTTTATAGTAATATTGTGAACAGAGATGTAATTAACAATGTTTCTTCCTCATTCAAAACACTTACTAAACCAATTAGCTTGATTAGGGAAAGATAAGAAAGAGGAAGATCTTTTTGAATTCTGAAGGTCCGAattctaaaaaactaaaaatttaaataaacacagCTTTATTACTTTCAGGCTCTTATATCTACCCTAATTAATATACTAAAACATTACCAGATGTTTGGCCAACTAGATATCCTTAAGGAAGAGTTGATTtaacaaactaataaaaaatacGTGCAAGTGATAAATGGCTTAagtaagctgggcacagtggctcatgcctgtaatcccagccctttaggaggctgagacaggaggattgcttgaggccagaagttcaacaccagcctaggtaacaaagagagaccctatctctgcaaaaaatttaaaaattagccagcgtggtggcacgtgcctgtagtcccagctactgaggcacgaggcaggaggatcgcttgagccaaggagtttgaggttgcagtgagttaagatcacaGTGCTGTgttccagcctgcacaacagagcaagacccagtctttagaaataaataaattgtttaagGGTAAATACATCCTCCGATATTCTTTCTGCTATCTTGTTTCCACTATTTAAGTGTTTGGCAAATCTTTTGCCGGAGGGTGGTGCAAGAGGAAACAGCCCGATTTGACTTGTCACAAACTAGTCAAGTCCTAATTAATGAGATTTCactgtattttagaaaatttcttatttacctaaaacagtttttttcttctataatctGTAACAGCAAGAAGTGTGGTCGTGTCTATCAAGAACAAGCAGCAAGTTGTGTGGGAAGGAGAGACCCTCGCCCTTCTCTGTAAGGCTGGTGGAGCTGAAAGTCCCCTGTCTGTGAGCTGGTGGCACATCCCACAGGATCAGACACAGCCCGAGTTTGTGGCTGGCATGGGGCAGGATGGCATTGTGCAGCTGGGTGCCTCCTATGGAGGACCCGGTTACCATGGCAACACAAGGTTGGAGAAAGTGGACTGGGCCACCTTCCAGCTGGAGATCACCTTCACTGCCATCACAGACAGTGGCACATATGAGTGCAGAGTATCTGAGAAGTCTCGGAACCAGGCCAGAGATCTGAGCTGGACTCAGAAGATTTCAGTTACTGTAAAGTCTCTGGGTAAGTGTCAGAGGAAGTCCTTTTCTGCACCTGTATATCACTCAATTCATTCTGCAGTGGAATTGGATTGCGTGTTATCCTGAATCTCCCAGTGATGGTATGTGTACCCTAGGACACAGAGCATAGTCTCTGGCTACCCTCTCTGTCAATCAATCTTTaaagtttcttcatctttgtaaAGATCATCTTTAGGGTGCAGCTTGTAAATTGTTGttcaaagttaaaaacaaaaccctatgAATCAGCTTATAGATGAGTATAGCTGAGCCTCATATCTTCTGGCTTTTGAGAGCTGCAGCCCTGGGATTGCAGAGCCCATTGGAGCATGTGCAAAAAAAAGGGTTCTGATACTGAACCCATGCATGGGGGTAAGGGAAGGAGGCCAGACATCTGGGGTGGGGAGTGCTCCACCCACTCAGCAGCAGCTGTCTAAGTAGCAGATTGGGGAAACACTGCCTATTTGTTGTGGCTGCTGGGAACAGTCTTAGAAGAGGATCAACTTTGCAAAATTGAGGTCAGAGTTCAGGACAGACTGTACTGAGAATCAACTTCtactctataaaatataaaactccaGATGTACAAATGCATGGTCCTACTCAAAGAGGTGGCAACTAGAGAAACCTGAAAGTGCTGTATTTTAATCTGGTACATATATTagaaattatgtttcatttttctgtctagAGTCAAGTTTACAAGTTAGTCTGATGAGCCGTCAGCCACAAGTGACGTTAACCAACACCTTTGACCTGTCCTGCGTCTTGGGGACTGGTTACTCTGACCTCAAGGTGCCACTCACTGTGACGTGGCAGTTCCGGCCAGCTAGCTCTCACGTCTTCCACCAGCTTATTCGAATCACCCACAATGGCACTATTGAATGGGGGAATTTCCTATCCCAGTTCCATAAGAAGACGAAAGTTTCACAGTCTTTATTTCGTTCACAACTCCTGGTGCATGATGCCACTGAGGAAGAGACAGGAGTGTATCAGTGTAAAGTAGAAATTTATGACAGAAATTCCCTATACAACAACCACCCTCCGAGAGCTTCTGCCATCTCTCACCCATTGAGAATAGCGGTCACTTTACCAGGTAAGTGTGACTTGAAATTAATCcctgctttaaaaacaaacaaataaatagcaaGCCTCCCATTCTGGGTAAGTTAtaacaagaaaacataaaatactttctcccatATTTGTTCTATCTAAGTAAGCACCACATCATGAATGATACCCAGGTCAACATTGAGTTAGTATGCACGGGTTGGCCATACTGGTGGTTAAAACATTGAAATACCTTCCATGTCAGCTAATTGCTGCTCTCTATCCATTCCCCATTTTCCTCTAAGTTCCCACCATCCAGCAACTAAAGGGTACCACGTGGCACAGCAGGGGGCCTCTAGGACCTGGCTCCGGGGGAGAAGATACGTTTTGGATTGGTCACGGTCCAGGCCTTACCAGTTAGTAAACATTTGCAATGTCTCTGCTGGTGGTAGGGATAAGGTAAATTCCACTGGAATACATCCACCTACTTATTTGTAAGGTGTTAATGTATAAGAGTCAGAAAATTTATTATTACAATCACATATAATCCATCTCATCAACTGATAATACAGCACAGGAGATAAAAGTGAGATACCACCTAGGCAAAGTTCTGCTGTGTCATGTATCTTTTGTCTCATAGTCTGCATTCTCTTAGGACAGAGTGATGGAGAGACATTGAATTATTTAGATCTGACAATCACTGGATAGCAGAACAGCTTTGGATGAGCCACCTAATCTGCTCAAGCCTTAGTTACCTGATCTGTAATTGTTAATGTGCAATTTAAATATGGTGACATATATAACATGCCGAGTACCTGACATACCAAGATGATGCTCAAACGTGGTCGCTGTCATTCTCGCTGCCGCTGTGCAACATTTTTGGTAATAGTAATGATCCCCTTGTTCTTGAATTCATGCTTAATTAATTTGTCCTCTCTGTGGTATTTGCAACTGCTGCCCCAATCTGTCTTCTTGAAACTTCCTTTTTCCTTGGCACCATGACACAAGATTTTCTCCTCCACtgatttattctttaaagaaaatagtttctcTGGATTTTATTCTTAGCTTTGATCTCTTTTCATTCTATACGCTTTCCTGCAGTGGACTCATCCCTACCTATGGATACAACCTGTATGTTCACAACTCCCAAATTCATTATCTTGACCAATTTCTCTTCTGATCTCCAGACTCATATATCCAGCTGTCTCCAAGACATGTCTGCACTCATTATGTCAAAACATAAACCCCCCATTATCATCCAAAGCTCTTCCTTCTACATTGCCCCTTATGTCCCCACTCCCCATCAGTGACCCAAGTTGAAAACCTGAGTCATCACAACTCTTATGTTCACCTTGTATCTAAACTCCCATAGTGTGACATGCAAGGCCCTTTATCATCTGGTACATTTGTGTCTTTCCAGCATCATCTCCTTCAACTTTCCATCGTGAATTTGAGCTTCAGTCACACTGAATTACTTGCAGCTCCTCAATAGTCCATGTTCCCTCTCACTTTCAAAATCTTTGGTCAAGTTGCATCTTTTGTGCAGAAATCCTTAACCTCTTCTCTATCAGAATAATTCCTATAAACCCTTAAGACTCAGCTCAGAATTATCCCTCCAGGAAGTCTCCCCTCACTCCTGTATTTGGGCTAGGAGACCCTGCTGTGTGCTCAGATAGGCACTTCTACATACCTCTGTCTTAACATGAGGGACATGAGGAACAAAAATTGTACACTGAGGccagaggtggctcacacctgtaatcccacactttgggaggccaaggcaggcggatcacctgaggtcaggagtttgagaccagtccggccaacatagtgaaaccccgtctctactgaaaatgcacaaattagccaggcgtggtggtgtgcacctgtagtcccagctactcaggaggctgaggcacgagaatcactctgcacaggaagtggaggttgcagtgagccaagatcatgacagtacactccagcctgggtgacagagcaagactccatctcacacaaaacaaccaaaaatttcACACTTGAGAAAGGTTTCTCAAGACTTATTTCAGCTCCACATTCTAAATGCGGAAGACAGCGATCAGGGCAAATATCATTGTGCTGTGGTAGAGTGGCTGTCTGTCTACAAATGGCACTTGGCACCATCTCTAAGCCTCTGTCCCTGTACTTGTCTCCCTCTAGAGTGTGAGCCACTGAGGGAAGATATCCACAGGGCCTGGAATTGTCTGGCACATAATATAGTGTGTGCttcataaatgtttgctgaaggaAGAGTAAAGAGACCTACTGGCAACACCAATAAGCAGTTACAAAAGTAGAGTGGGTGATGTGAGCAAGACGTGAGAAGAAGATTTGGGAACAAGGATGGTCACTCATCTTTCTGACAAAGCAGAAAAGCTGCTGGggtcaaagattagttgactcCACATCCATACGATATTTCCACAGTTAAGTGGCTGCAAAGATGCACACAGTTTTAATCACTCATGTACAACTTCCTTTTGTTTACCCATGTTTGAAGGCAGATACAACTAGAGTTTGAAAATTGTGAATCCAGAAGTACTCTGCAtattaaacacacaaacacagcaTTAATAGGGCCACTTTCTCCCAATCTGATACATGAAATATGACAGAAGAGATGCTTGTGCTTAAATACTGAAGCAGTATCATGTGGAAGAGAGATACTGGGCTTGTCTGTGTGACACTCCCTCTGCCACACCACCCCTACCAAGCACAGGTAGCACTAGGACTAGTCATGAAGAGATAAAATTCAACTTGATATCAGAAAGCATTCTGGAGTGGCAGAGCTGTCCAAAGATGAAGTGGGCTGCCTTGTCAGCTAGTGATGTTGTTCAAAAGCTGGATGAGCAGTGAGCGGGGCTACGGTAGAGGGAGTTCACCCATATGATGGCGGGAGGATGCAGTGTCATACTTGACCTCTAATGTCTCTACTACCTTAACTTTCTGTTTTGTAGCAAAGtaactgtttccattttttaaatttagagagcAAGCTAAAAGTGAATTCAAGGAGTCAAATCCAAGAGCTCTCCATCAACTCCAACACTGATATAGAATGTAGCATCTTGTCCCGGTCCAGTGGAAACCTTCAGTTAGCCATCATTTGGTATTTTTCTCCTATTTCCACTAATGCCTCCTGGCTAAAGATCCTGGAggtggaccaaaccaatgttatAAAAACTGGGGATGAGTTTCACACCccatggagaaaacaaaaatttcatacTGAGAAGGTTTCCCAAGACTTATTTCAGCTGCACATTCTGAATGTGGAAGACAGCGATCAGGGCAAATATCACTGTGCTGTGGAGGAATGGCTCCTGTCTACAAATGGCACTTGGCACAAGCTTGGAGAAAAGAAGTCAGGACTAACAGAATTGAAACTCAAGCCCACAGGTAAACCTTGAGGGTGTATCCTCACCATGTCTGTCTGTCCGATGGCTGTTTTTTCTTGGGCAGCTCTTCTATGGAGTGATTATGTGGGAGTAAAAATATGACCTAAAGTCATAGGAACAGTGTCCACCTACAAATGACTGCAGGACCGGGTAGTCCACCAGAGGAGGGGAGGTCACTTAAGGTGATTCAATCTGAGgttttggggagctgaggcagaagcaaGATCCCTTTGATTGGTTCGCTTCTCAGCCTGGCAGCCTAGTCTATGCAGCTACCCAGGGTATGGTATCTCCAGATCTCTATAATAGCAAGCTGTGTCATTCCAGTGGGGCTCTACTGTAATTTGGCAGAGAAAGAGTAATACGAAGCATATTTCTCCCACTGTGAACAGAAACTGTACAACTCTATGGGGATGTGTGGAGAAATTGCTTCTCAACATTTAGCTGCCTAAACATAAGGCAAATAAGAGTAGTTAACTGTTGGAATGGCTTACTGAAGGAGTCTCCTCTTCCTCAGGAGatctttaaaaatgcaatggAAGTTCCGCACTGGTCTAAGAGTGCTGCTGTCTAAATGTGGGCAGGGTTGATTAGGTCTCTCAGCATAGGTTAGGTCACCTCCAGTgttgattaaaattaaatgaatgtcaCAGCCAAGGTTCGGGAACTGGCCAAGATCCAACAGCACAATGCAGAGAAGTTGATCTAATCTGgtgcttaaaatattattttcaaggtaatgttaaaaaaaaaaaaaaaaaaaggatgataatTCAGCATTACTATGTATTAGGCAATGGAATACAAAGATAAAGAAGGCACAGCCCTGCCCCTTAAGGAGCTCCCAGTCTGGTGGGACAACAAGG
It encodes:
- the CD101 gene encoding immunoglobulin superfamily member 2, which codes for MLVTLLGRERTVLASMAGFSYVASFFLFLTKLSIGQREVTVQKGPLFRAEGYPVSIGCNVTGHQGPSEQHFQWSVYLPTNPTQEVQIISTKDAAFSYAVYTQRVRSRDIYVERVRGNSVLLHISKLQMKDAGEYECHTPNTDEKYYGSYSAKTNLIVIPDTLSATMSSQTLSKEEGEPLALTCEASKATAQHTHLSVTWYLTQDGGGSQATEILSLSKDFILVPGPLYTERFAASDVRLNKLGATTFRLSIERLQSSDQGQLFCEAMEWIQDPDETWMFITKKQTDQTTLRIQPAVKDFQVNITADSLFAEGKSLELVCLVVGSGHDPQLQGIWFFNGTEIAHIDAGGVLGLKNDYKERASQGELQVSKLGPKAFSLKIFSLGPEDEGTYRCVVAEVTRTRTGSWQVLQRKQSPDSHVHLRKPAARSVVVSIKNKQQVVWEGETLALLCKAGGAESPLSVSWWHIPQDQTQPEFVAGMGQDGIVQLGASYGGPGYHGNTRLEKVDWATFQLEITFTAITDSGTYECRVSEKSRNQARDLSWTQKISVTVKSLESSLQVSLMSRQPQVTLTNTFDLSCVLGTGYSDLKVPLTVTWQFRPASSHVFHQLIRITHNGTIEWGNFLSQFHKKTKVSQSLFRSQLLVHDATEEETGVYQCKVEIYDRNSLYNNHPPRASAISHPLRIAVTLPESKLKVNSRSQIQELSINSNTDIECSILSRSSGNLQLAIIWYFSPISTNASWLKILEVDQTNVIKTGDEFHTPWRKQKFHTEKVSQDLFQLHILNVEDSDQGKYHCAVEEWLLSTNGTWHKLGEKKSGLTELKLKPTGSKVRVSKVYWTENVTEHREVAIHCSLESVGSPVALYSVMWYWNRENSGSKMLVHLQHDGLLEYGEEGLRRHLHCYRSSPTDFVLKLHQVEMEDAGMYWCRVAEWQLHGHPSKWINQASDESQRMVLTVLPSEPTFPSRICSSVPLLYFLVICPFVLLLLLLISLLCLYWKARKLSTLRSNTRKEKSLWVDLKEAGGVTANRRQDEEEDEGN